In Candidatus Neomarinimicrobiota bacterium, a single window of DNA contains:
- the tpiA gene encoding triose-phosphate isomerase, with translation MSNGEPIVAANWKMYKTPQEGYQFACQLRTKALNLSGVKFILFPSATGLFHIHEALKDTRIELGGQNLHSAAEGAYTGETSARMLLACGCRWVIIGHSERRHIFHEQDADIRAKIAAALDAGLQVILCIGERLEERQGGATEEVLRQQLQEDLAGLETFPVDKLIIAYEPVWAIGTGVVATPQQAGEAHAQVRAILQELFSTLSGDRVKVLYGGSVKATNAAELMRTPGVDGFLIGGASLDIDEYYKIAEISMLETKVNP, from the coding sequence ATGAGCAACGGCGAACCGATCGTCGCTGCCAATTGGAAGATGTATAAGACGCCTCAGGAGGGGTACCAATTCGCCTGCCAGTTGAGGACAAAGGCCTTGAATCTCTCCGGAGTTAAGTTTATTTTGTTTCCATCGGCAACGGGGCTCTTTCACATTCACGAGGCGCTGAAGGATACTCGCATTGAGCTGGGTGGTCAGAACCTGCATTCGGCTGCGGAGGGCGCCTATACGGGGGAAACGTCCGCCCGCATGCTGTTGGCGTGCGGTTGTCGGTGGGTGATCATCGGGCATTCGGAACGACGCCACATTTTTCATGAGCAGGATGCAGACATTCGGGCGAAAATAGCGGCGGCCCTTGATGCGGGACTTCAGGTGATTCTCTGTATTGGTGAGCGCCTTGAAGAGCGGCAGGGTGGTGCTACCGAGGAAGTCCTACGGCAGCAGCTGCAGGAGGACCTGGCGGGCCTGGAGACCTTTCCGGTTGATAAGCTGATTATCGCCTATGAGCCCGTTTGGGCGATTGGGACCGGCGTCGTGGCCACTCCCCAACAGGCGGGTGAAGCCCACGCCCAGGTGCGAGCAATTCTCCAGGAGCTGTTCTCCACGTTATCCGGTGATCGGGTCAAGGTGTTATATGGTGGCAGTGTCAAAGCCACTAATGCTGCCGAGCTTATGCGCACGCCGGGTGTGGATGGTTTCCTTATTGGTGGGGCAAGCTTGGATATTGACGAATACTATAAAATTGCAGAAATTTCAATGCTAGAAACTAAGGTGAATCCTTGA
- a CDS encoding ComF family protein has product MGHLPNPLELLFPSLCVLCSAPLDGERSVCRHCLESLSPTGLGQWQEGVLVNAELDNVWCAFRYDEAMETLIHLLKYQGHRRIGYRLSEAVFRLMEGEIPWGNFDVLVPIPLHRTRLRERGYNQSGVLARGLGDWSGLPMEDRLVVRHRWTRSQTGLSLEERRENVSGSFRTSRAGDGRNVLLVDDVLTSGATASACALALRAGGYGEVAVLAVATPLKGE; this is encoded by the coding sequence ATGGGCCACTTACCCAATCCACTCGAGCTCCTCTTTCCATCACTGTGCGTGCTCTGTAGCGCTCCGCTTGATGGCGAGCGCTCCGTCTGCAGGCACTGCCTGGAGAGCCTGTCCCCGACCGGTCTGGGGCAGTGGCAGGAGGGGGTTCTGGTGAACGCGGAGCTGGACAACGTCTGGTGCGCCTTCCGTTATGACGAGGCGATGGAGACCTTGATTCACCTGTTGAAGTACCAGGGGCATCGGCGGATCGGATATCGGCTCAGTGAGGCGGTGTTTCGCCTGATGGAGGGGGAGATACCCTGGGGTAATTTTGATGTTTTGGTGCCCATCCCGCTGCACCGTACCAGGCTGCGTGAGCGGGGGTATAACCAGTCGGGGGTCTTGGCCCGAGGGCTGGGCGATTGGAGTGGGCTGCCTATGGAGGATCGATTGGTGGTGCGGCACCGCTGGACGCGCTCTCAGACGGGCCTGTCGCTAGAGGAGCGCCGTGAGAATGTAAGCGGCAGCTTTCGGACCAGCCGGGCCGGTGATGGAAGGAACGTGCTGCTGGTGGATGATGTGCTGACCAGCGGGGCTACGGCTTCCGCCTGTGCCCTGGCGCTGAGGGCTGGGGGCTATGGGGAGGTGGCCGTTTTAGCGGTAGCGACGCCGCTAAAAGGGGAGTAA
- the secG gene encoding preprotein translocase subunit SecG produces the protein MIYGILIFFHVLVAILLVVVILLQSGRGGGLAGSLGGGISTAMFGGHGADKLMIRLTTGLAAAFMVLAILISIVGRPRVSSEDSIVRQRAAQRETVPLQPVTEMELPEAASPGELPLPPSEDQPPPNP, from the coding sequence TTGATTTACGGTATTTTAATTTTCTTTCACGTTTTAGTTGCAATCCTATTGGTTGTGGTGATATTACTGCAGTCGGGGCGTGGTGGTGGACTGGCCGGCAGTTTAGGTGGCGGCATCTCTACGGCGATGTTTGGGGGTCATGGAGCGGACAAATTGATGATTAGGCTGACCACCGGTCTAGCGGCCGCGTTCATGGTGCTGGCGATTTTGATATCCATTGTGGGCCGGCCGCGGGTGAGCAGCGAAGATAGTATCGTGCGGCAGAGGGCTGCCCAACGGGAGACGGTCCCTTTGCAGCCGGTTACTGAAATGGAGTTGCCCGAGGCCGCCAGCCCAGGGGAGTTGCCTTTGCCTCCGAGTGAAGACCAACCTCCTCCAAATCCGTGA
- the pgk gene encoding phosphoglycerate kinase: MKTIEQLNLKDQRVLMRVDFNVPLDDGIVDDNFRIRAALPTIKYCLEQGAAVILMSHLGRPKGRPVPDLTMLPVAEELEVLLKQDILFSSDCVSDEALGVSRQLRPGQVHLLENLRFYPGEEANDSDFAARLARHGTVYVNDAFGTAHRAHASNVGVVAHFDQAGIGFLMARELQFLRDKLDAPQRPFAVVLGGAKVAGKLELLHQLLNQADRLIVGGGMAFTFLKARGIDVGGSLVDEALLGEAGDILKAAESRGVQVSLPRDVVAAEGMSAESAWRVVPLEELAEEEIGVDIGPETCVEFSQALEGARTIFWNGPMGVFEWAAFQTGTEMIIAAIADATLQGALSVVGGGDSAAAIDKLSDPKYFTHISTGGGASLELLTGKVLPALEVLT; this comes from the coding sequence ATGAAGACAATCGAGCAACTCAATCTTAAGGATCAGCGGGTCCTCATGCGGGTCGATTTTAACGTTCCGCTGGATGATGGGATTGTGGACGACAATTTTCGTATCCGGGCGGCCCTGCCAACGATCAAGTACTGCCTGGAGCAAGGTGCGGCGGTCATTCTGATGTCTCATCTGGGTCGGCCCAAAGGCAGGCCGGTTCCGGATTTAACCATGCTGCCGGTAGCCGAGGAGCTGGAGGTTCTACTCAAGCAGGACATCTTATTTTCTTCGGACTGTGTGTCTGATGAAGCGTTGGGAGTGAGCCGGCAGCTGCGACCCGGCCAGGTGCATCTTCTGGAGAACTTGCGTTTCTATCCGGGTGAGGAGGCCAACGATTCCGATTTCGCTGCCCGCCTGGCCCGTCACGGGACGGTCTACGTCAATGATGCTTTCGGGACCGCCCACCGCGCCCATGCCAGCAATGTCGGGGTGGTCGCCCATTTTGATCAGGCCGGCATCGGTTTTCTGATGGCCCGGGAGCTTCAATTCCTGCGGGACAAACTGGATGCTCCTCAGCGGCCGTTTGCCGTGGTTCTGGGTGGTGCCAAGGTGGCTGGGAAGTTGGAGCTTCTCCACCAGCTGCTAAATCAGGCGGATCGCTTGATTGTCGGGGGCGGCATGGCCTTCACCTTTCTCAAAGCCCGGGGAATTGACGTAGGCGGCTCGCTGGTGGATGAGGCGCTCCTTGGAGAGGCCGGCGATATTCTGAAGGCAGCCGAATCCCGCGGTGTACAGGTTTCCCTGCCGCGGGATGTGGTAGCGGCGGAGGGTATGTCGGCAGAGTCTGCCTGGCGGGTAGTTCCCCTGGAGGAGCTGGCGGAAGAGGAGATCGGCGTGGATATTGGACCTGAAACCTGTGTTGAATTCAGTCAGGCCCTGGAAGGGGCGCGCACCATTTTCTGGAACGGTCCCATGGGAGTGTTTGAGTGGGCGGCCTTCCAGACCGGTACCGAGATGATCATTGCCGCCATTGCCGATGCTACATTGCAGGGGGCCCTATCGGTGGTGGGTGGCGGTGATTCTGCCGCCGCAATTGATAAATTGTCAGATCCCAAGTACTTCACGCATATCAGCACCGGGGGCGGAGCCTCGCTGGAGCTGCTAACCGGCAAGGTTCTGCCGGCGCTGGAGGTATTGACATGA